Within Bactrocera oleae isolate idBacOlea1 chromosome 6, idBacOlea1, whole genome shotgun sequence, the genomic segment AGGAAGTGAACGACCGACTTAAACTTATGCTCCCAATCCGTGGAGAATAGAGTGTACTAAATAATCAAGCCATAAATGAGTGTCTATGTTATATGTACGCATTTGTATGAATGCACTAGCGTtatgcataaaaatacatataaacatatacagaggtacatacatatgtattacattGCAGTGTTCCGATGTTAGCATCTTAGGTGAAATCGACAGCACATACGAGTACCAAAAGGCaatcaatttaatatttgaaaatcatGTCATTGAGTATTTATGCACCGATATAATTACAACCATGTATAGTAGATATGTTTATTGTTGTGATTCCATTTATGTTATAGACAATTATAatgatattattgttgttagtgATTGTTGTAGTTATACGTCATTACGGTAAATTGTCGTAACTGTGTACAATGAATAAGCGTTAAGCGTATAATTTGACAATATTTTTCGCGGACAAATGTTGCCTCTGTAGTGACTGTATGAACAAATCATcacaaattcaataaaatagtAAGTCGACGCATTGAAATTGACTTGCATTACTTTGccaatatttatacaattacatgatttaatattacatacaggcgtacatatatatatactacggTGTCTGTTATTTCACAACTTGATTTCTGTTTTGAAAATGCCCTCCGAAGTTTATGCTTTTTCTTAAAAACAGGATCCAtcgtaaacaagctctttactttcaatttaaaccgtgcctaaATCAATTTACTTTTgccatatgtatattaaacataggattttttgatcttttgcaataaattgtttatctCCAAAGAAAATAAACCTTCAACtatgaaaaacatatattctaatacaaaattttccactCTACAAAATgattcttttaataaaaatatttctttaaaggtTATACgcatttaaaattgtgtatCAAATGTACTGAACATTGTAATTGTATTAGAATATCAGGTTAATTCTTGCTTAATGCAAAATACataacaaacaagtaaggaagggctaaattcgggtgtacATTTATTgccttgcaacttgcaaggatcaaggccggctaaataccttcaggtattggcaaaaaaataaatcacaaaaaatattgtgaaaaaatttaacactcATTCTTAGACGAAAtcctgaatggattacaataaaattttctattttattaagttatattatacgtttagactcacttagttttattgttatattttaattcgcggcagttaaaattatattaaaaacagctTCAtaggtgatataaactcaaccgaagattTTAATATTGAGacgatgtggaaaacgtcaaccagaggatgagaattcattatattagggatatgaggtttatacCAAGTTTTACACCAAATCCTTACatctaaatcattaatataatttaataatttctaagaaaacttgttcacctaatttcattaaaatatcacacattttggtCAACCTAAACGgattaaagtcagctggaaaggTAGAAATCACTATGCAACGTATATTGGGGCTTTTTGtgttaacttttgacattgttAAGGTAtgctcgagaacatattttcaaacaattttataaataaataacacgcacacataccgacatattcggtatgAGGTTTGTAAAAATGACAACAATCATTTGATGTACATatggagataggggtagtattgatccgatttgatctatttttggcattactacatactGCTAACAGAAAAAaggctctctgagtttcattcagATACTACACATATCAACACCAATATAGTATAAGGGGTAAAGCCAACAGGATATTTCAGAATCCCGATATAAGTTATATGGaagctaaggcaagttttcactcgattttatccattttgggCACACAGATGCACCTTtattagaaaaaccaccattttattaatataactcacatattgggcGTTTTATGCGGTATCAGGTCAGcctgaagttcgaaaatatttatattaggtttatgggggctaagagaagGATTGTCCCGATTAAATCCATTTTTGAGATACAGATACAATATTATTAGGAAAGGATTCTCTGCGGATTCCAATCATATATCTCATATATTGAACTATAATTTCGAGAAAAGTCTATCATGGACACTGACTATTAAtacttttgacaatttttagaattgAGATGGCATATCTTGAAGGCACTCGTTTTGCAAAGTTTAGTTTTCTAATTGTATACTGGAAGGTAAAAAAATTAGGTGGAATTCAAATTTGTGTAATATAACAATAGGCGTAGTTTTAATTCAATTTCCCCCATTGTTGACCATTTTTTCACTGTAAGGATGAAAAATGGTGAACGGTggcacgcccattgtccaattttgacactggctcctataaagctctccTGTATTatcctgggtgtaaaatttaatgtctctgacgcatttagttattgatttctaacaaaccgttatatggggagagagCGAGGTATGatctgatttcatccatttgaATACTGTCGGTAGTATATCTTAAGGGATTTGTCCTGtccttttcaaaatttttagccaATAGGTGCCCCATGCTACTGCAATcccttgtaccaaattacagttttatatcttaattatgtGCTTAGTGAtgacattttataggttttcaattaacggcgttttgtggacgtggaaGGCGTTGAATTACGTCCATCTACAAACTCGTACTCACTTTTGTGCCAGGGAAcgcgtgtaccaagtttcataaagatatctcaatttttactcaagttgcaaCTTGCACAGACATCGTcatccagatcatttatatatatacataacactatatctaaaagttaggtgaacaaaactattatactttgtagcaacatgttgctagagtataaaaattccaTGTTATATACAtgggaaaagaaatataatttaggcacggtttaaataagaaataaagagcTTGACCCTTGTTTTTATTGggcaaaaatttaaacttcaggaagcgttaaaaaaaatcaacttggaaaataacggacatcctaatatatatatgcaaacactATGTACATTCACAAAGGTCAGTATTGGGAAATTTGAGATCAACTAAAGCTACTTACTTTCTTTCAGTATTTAAATATGATATACTTTGACTGCAAAGTATTTGTCTTGACTGAGAGATTTTAGATCTAAACTTAATGCTACTTCCTCTAATTTTGTatactcaaaaaaaatttaaatcttgtTTGAAAAAAGATTTTACTCAAATGAGGAGTCAACAATGGAAACAAACGCCTTCAAAATGAAGGCTTCCAAGCTTTACTCATTCGAAATGGTATCGACATGTTGGATGACTGTTACAACAAATGCATTCTACAACTGTGTCCCAAAAATAACCgaactttatatttaattcaTACAACTTGCAGCGTTGCCTATTGAAAACTTGttgcattaaaatatacatttgctGAGACATACGAATTTATGTTTTAGTACGTGGTTTACACGATTTAAAAATGTTCGTGATGATTTAAATAACGACCAACGGCCAGGTCGTTCAGAAGCCGGTAAATATGCTGAATTGGTGTTAAATGTCCGATGCAAATTAAATTAGGACGATAATGTTGGCTTAGGAATTAAATACGATAAAACACAATTTGGAGAACTTAACTGAAGATTTGGGTAAAAGAAAGGTCTGCGCACGTTTTGTGCCAcatgaattaaatttatgtagatGAAAAAGGGATTGAGTTTTTAATAATCCGTATTCATCTGATCTACCACCATGTGactattttgtatttctaaaACTGAAAACTAACATGAACTTCTATGGTTTCTAAGATTAAAGccataatttcatttaaataaaattacgatCCTTCATTggatagtatgtacatacaagtatatgtttttataatttgttggtTTAAGTCCATTTGGATGGTTTAAGTACTATTTATCGGATATGCAAATGTTATGCTTGAATATACAAAGTCCCAAATCCCTTAAGAACTTAAACTTACTCAAAAGGCCGTTATCTTTACACAGAAATATACTCAGAAGGCTGACTGACTTGATTGCCCAACATATCTTTCATTTGGGTGTTTACTAATTATTAACAATATTGAGGAACTCTTAAGGGTAGTGGttctcatacataaatataatgacGTAATATCTTGACACTGTAGTAATCTATATTTTTCTTCTATCTTGCTATTAATCTAACAGATAATACTATTTTGatataaatgcaaacaaaagtCTAATATACGatatttattctaatttttatattttttacattacatTTCAGATAAAATGCATCAATAATTGTAGAGCTTTACTTAAGTGCAACACTCACTAGCCATAACAGGAGGAACATGTCCGCCATATTATTTTCTCAGGATTGTGAACAGCAAAATCAACAAGCAGATGAACTGCAATCGGATAAGTTTGCATTTAAAGAAGATTCGTGTAACGGTTTTAGTGAGGAAATAAACAATGAATCAGAAATCATTATACAATTACCGCCAAGCATAACAAGTATTCCTAGTACTGATAAACCAGCCAATGATTCCTTTAATATTAAGGCCGCCGAGCCACAATTCGAGAGCGATTGCAATGGCCTCTTGAATAGTAAAATGGCAGCTCTAGCGTTGAATGAGGGCGACTGTAGTCAATGCGATGGTGGTAGTGATAGTGGCCTTGATACAGCGACCACGAAGCTTGCTAATGGAGAAATTGCTAGCAATAACGACAATATTGACAGCAATTGCAATGAAAAAGGTAGTGTCGCCACAAAAAACTGTACATTACAACGTGCGTTGAGCAGTACTAGTGGGGGCTACGCCAGCAGCACCGGCGGTATAGAGGATGTCAATAATCAGACGACAATGCCTGTAGCGCTGCCGCTGGCTAATGTGAGCAACGCAAGTATGCAAGGTCTAAATACATCGGGCAACTCTAGTTTGCTTAGTTGTGGCTCAGAGCTGGCGATCAGCACAACCAACGGTGCAGTGTCCTCAGCAACGCAAAGCTTTGAGTGTTACAGCGAGAACGGCAGCGAAAGTTCTTCAATGCTGGGTGGTGGCACTGTGTCAACAACACCAGTACGACGCTCAAGCAGTACTAAAACTAAAATGAGGGTTTATGAGGCTGGTCGTGGCGCTTTTGCCACTCCAATGTCCCGCAGTATGCGAGAACGTGGTAAGTCTGTTCTaggttttttataaatacagtcAAAAGTAACAATCGTTTTTATTTGTGTAGATTGCAGCACTACACCAATTTCTGGAAACTCAACTTCCATTAGTGGCAACCAAGTTAGTAGCGCAACAACACCACGTACGCGTCCTGTTGGTGTAAAGCGTACTTCATCTTTGTCGCGTCATGTACCTGCAGTAGCGTCGACAGTAGCGCAACGTCATGCTGAAAAGCCCCAGTCGACTAATGCCACTAATAAAACTTTAATGGCTGCACCAACTTCATCCTTTCGTTCCACTACGACGACACGTGCCACAAAACCACAAAAGCCGGATTCCTTGCCGAACACACTGAGCCGCACGCAGTCTATGAGCATGCAGCGCCTAGTACAACGTACACCCTCATTAAGTCGAGCGCGTACGCCATGTACCCCTCAAGAGGATGGCCGTTGGCCTGGCAATTCCCGGGCTAGCACAGCTAGCGGGGCTGCGAAGCGCGGTGTGTCTGCAACTCCAGATTTGATGTCACTGAAAATGCGCTCCTCAAACATGATGGCATCGATGGAGCTGAAGTCCACTAGCAACAATACCAGTTCAAATCCATACAGCACGTTGCCGCGCCGGCGTAAACAAAAGTCCGTCGAAGACTTGACGGCAACACCTGACTCGCGCAGCAGCTCAATAACACGTGATACACGTATGACCACGTCCGTAATGGTAAGCACACGCAGAAGCCTCGTAAGCGCATTTGGTGCATCAACGCCACAAAGTAACCAACCGCGTTCATTGATACATACGCGAAAAACACCAGCGCAGCCGCCTAAAACGCGCATATACCATGAGACTAGCGTTCAGACGGCGCTCACTGGAGAAGATCTGGAGAATGTGTTTGCTGGTCGGACACCGGCAACGCGTGCTGTAGATGCAGTTGAACAAAATGAACAGACCACACAGACTGATATACGTGACGCTGAATTAGAGCGATTACGGGATGAAGTGCGTCAATTAGCGCAGCGTGAACATGAATTAAGTGCTAAACTTCAACGCGAACGTGAAGAGAAGTTGGCTACACAGCgtgaattaaatttgaatacaGAACGGGTGATGAGTATGTTAGAAAAGGCTCGCTTAGCAGGAGGAAAATACGGCCTTACAGGCGGCAGCGTGAGTGGCATTAGTATGGACGGCGACGCTACCACACCAACCTCGGACGAAGGTAGTGGAAGTGGCCACGATAGTTTACTTATGTTGGAATCGCAAATACAAATGAGTGGCCATGAGTTAATCGAGCGTCAGCATGAGATTGGACAGCTGCGTCAGTTGTGCCGATCCTTGCAGCACGAAATGAATCGTTCACTGGCCGCGCAGGAATGCTTATTGCAAGAAAAAGCCGCCATAGAGCAGGAGTCGAATGAGCTACAGGACTTTTTGCAACATGAAAAATCAGCATTATGTGATGCATTAAAAGAATTGGAGAATGAGCATCAAGCTTGCAAACAAAAATTGTCGGGACGTGAAGAAGAAGTGAAGGTTTTGCGCGATGAATGTCGTCACTTAGTGCGGCTCAATGAGCAGCGAAGGTGAGTTCAGTGCAAAACATGCTAAAATGgattaattcaaattaatattggCTTATTTTAGGCAGGAGAATCGTATGCTACAGTCCAAATATGCAGCGCTGGAAAGTAAATCAAAAGAAATTATGATGCAACAAAACTATTCGGTCTCAGGGGCATCTGCCGCATTGTCGGGCCTGCATTCTCGTTTGGATAGCTTAGTTGAACAATTGGTGTCCACTTACAATATAACTGAACACGATTTGGAGGTATGacgacaaatattttcaatcaggatatattaagtttgccacgaattaTGTAACAACCAAAAAAAACGTCGgacactataaaatatgtatgtaaatgatcatGTCCGTCTGTTGGTTCGTCTCTCTGTATACGccaactagtcccttagttttatttaaattttttatttttagagaCATGTTTCTGAAATTATGCACACGAACTTTTTtctccaagaagctactcatttgttgaAACTACCGATATCAgatccctatagcatatagctgcgatacagactgaccgataaaaatcaagtttttgtatgcataccttttttatttgacaagatagcttcacgaaatttggcatgaattattggctgatcaaaaccaagttctaATATGGATTTTAAATTTACGGGTTCGGCCTCTTTGTGTTTGCGAAGTTAGGAAAAGGATCCATGAAATCAAGGAAACAAAGATAGTAGAATTCAAGTTATAAAACCTACGTGTATGtggattgattttttttattaaatttctcatATTGAAAATTACAATTGAGACTTACATAGGTGAAATATTTCTACCTTTTTTGAACGCTTTCTATTCATGAGAAGATGGCCTGCGATGCTCCTCAAGATGGCCAATGACAATTAATGGTTAGGGTGGGTTTTTCTTTCTGTAATAATGTTTTAGCTTTagattgtttgatttttttaacataGTTATAGATCGCAGTTAATGCAGCGCATACATTAATTTTCTGCATGTAATTAATATCTGTTCTTTAAGGCGCGCATCATTCAACGCATTTGTACTACTGGGGCATATTCATTGGGCCGGGGGAAATTATTtagcttatatacatatctatttattttaaactgctaaatgttgctgttgttgtaaagtAATAAAACATCACACAAATACTTTGTGAAATGCTGATCATTTGACAGTCATTATCGGGTTATAAATCCGCATCCGATTCGCTTACATGTATAGTCAAGACGATTTTTGGGTACTGTTACGggtatattgtattattaataacCTTTTCGTAGCATTAAGCTAAAATTTgatcaacaatttttatatatttggtccatatataatataacattgaGAGTTATCGATCGAGGCAATCAAATTGATTTCAAAAGTACTAGGTTTTGATTGTTCTTGTCATACCTGCTATCTTAACCCTGTTTAGAGGTGACTTAACTATTTATTGACGTCAAACTCATCTAACGGGAGGACAAAGAACGAGCTTTTACAATGGAGGCAGCATATTATTTATTCGTTGGTATGGGTAGGCATCCGAAAAGGTGATATGACACCATGCTGAGACTAATTGTATTCATGAGATATGATTGGTATTAAGTCTGGATATGTAACAGTTTAACCTGCAACAGTCTTTAGAACATAAATAAGTCTCGGTCAGATGCTGGTCGTTCTCTTCCTTTTCCTTCTCTATCCTTTTGTCAAAGCTATAAGAAATACTTGCTTCTAAATGGAAATcactaaaatatattacttgGTATCTATATTTCAACCCACTGTAAAAAATTGTTTCGCCATACGgaaatttacgttttttacatataatagttttttcataCAGGTTTGCTGAtaatatactatacatacaagtatttaggtATTATGAAAATTCAATATACTTTGTGTTAGAGTAGAGCTGAGTTAGTTTCGATAAAATAACAGCGTATACAATTCGCTTGCTTGCTTGCTACgcattatatgaatatttagaaTGATGTatgataattaattatttggacATCATCGATAGGATATCGGTTTCCAGCCagaagtacaacaacaaaatcacagTAACACATTGGAGACGCGATCAACACAAAATGTAGAAGATTATCAGGGTCGATTGCCATCGAACATTAATGTAAACGGACTGGACTGTTGCACACAATCCAAACAGTTCTTACCACAACCTAGTGATGGATCTTTGTCGCCACAAAGAAATCAATCATTCATCGCGGCCGTAATAAGTGCCATACGCAATGCAACTACTCCGTCTAGTAAAAAACTATTGGCGCGAAATGGAAAACGCATTAGTCTTGAAAATGCTGGTTTGAGTGATTCAAACGGTCAAGCTAcgtcaaaaaataataacaactatAATGGAGATATAAAGAATAGAGATGGTGGTGAGCCAGGTCTTATTTCCATAACTGTCAatataaaacttgatttttttcctGTTCTTTTTCCAGATGACTCCGATTCCACTGAAATGCTCGATTCGGAAACAGAACCCTGTCTAATGATGGACAACGTGTTGGAAGATGTCACAATGCCCGATTCTCATTCACACAATATGGTCTCATCATGCACGGGTGTTATTTCTCAATTGGAAGTACCGTCGGAACTGATTAATCCTCCGTCTGGCGATGAATCATTGCATAACTTGTCACAAGCTATTGTGAATCGTCAACAGATGGAATTGCAGATCAGCAACATGCAAAGTGTACAAAAGGCATCATTACAATTGAAGtgtgtattatataattttaaccgTATTAAATTAGTTGCATTCATTAACGGTATATTTATAACCTCTCAATACGTACAGTCAATGCGAGCATGATAACTCAGATGATGCTAGTTGCCATGATTCGGTGGCTGAAATGCCTTCCCTAATGGAGTATTGCACAGCCCAAGCAGTGGTGGACCAGGTGATCGAAGTAGACAACTTGGTAACCAAATTGCTCAAGGTCCTGCGTCTTATACAAATGGACAACGATAATTGCATACAGCAACTGATTGTCGATAAGTGAGTCAAATGCaggaaaaaactataaaaaatatatattgtataataattttcttttttgttaacaGGAATAAGCTACAAGAAAATAAAGAGGATATGTTAGAGAAAATAAAAGATTTGCAGGATGTGAACATAAAGTTGCAAGATGAGCTTATGGATGCTACACAAGAGCTAATGTTAAAGAACAACGATTTGTCGAACACGAAAGCTGAAATGCAACGACACCGTAATGAGATCGATGTAAGATTTTAAAGAAACGTTAAAATACTATCATCGattgattaataatttttttgcattagaATTGAGTTGCTTTTGCACAAGCATTTATTTTGGTTGTAGAACTCACAGATACATGGATACTTTTACACATATACTTAAACACATACCGAACTTAGTCGCATGAATGCAACTAATTAACACacgattattattataattttattattatttttagttttgttaaacACACTTTGGTCTCAATATGAATTATATGATTCGAGTATTAGTTTTCCTAAACGATAGCCGAAAATGGAACGAAAAAGAAACGATAAGAAATTGCGAcataattaagttaaaaaacgtcACTCCATCTGGTATCGCTAAGGATCAAAACTGGTCTATGCGTGCCTCATTAGCCTATCAGCCAAACCTAACCTTAAAACAGCAGCGacacaaaaatttttacaaatgaaaTGTATTTCCGTGGTCGAAAGTATTAAacgttatttatatttgtttaatgaaattttagtaGTCAGTGAACACTTTCGAAAGCTcaacatttattttagtttcaatGGCTTACTATAAGGAaacaatacaatataattaagaaaaggCTATCTCGATACTTGTATACTTTAACGTTTACTATCTTCGGCCACAAgtttagatatatgtacatagatatattttttatatttatttttgaaagtaatgaaaacagaaacacaatttggttgcatttaAATGCGCAGACAGTCTTATGGTTGTATGAACATTTACCAAATAATGATTTATGTAgacgtatgtatatttaattattatttgcacTTTATATctaaagttattattttatattctggACGATTAATCGTATGGTTATTATTTTGTCGCAAATTTGTTTCCtatttacataataaaaatttctacattgatgtatgtatgtttactttattgaaaaacaattttttatttattatacattatacaaacacatgtatatgtatatatatatatacatatatgtatatggtacgtacatatatgtgtgtgcatgttagttttatttatttgtaacaaaatggtTTTTACTACTTGTGGATCTCTTGATTAGTACCTTTACGAGTATATGATACTCAAATTTGGGCGTAAACAAAATTCCGGCAGTTGCCTCCTGAATTTGATTTCATAGTAATAAGTGTTTCAAGCTGCAATGAtgtaaatgttgcacaacaa encodes:
- the corn gene encoding platelet binding protein GspB isoform X6, which encodes MSAILFSQDCEQQNQQADELQSDKFAFKEDSCNGFSEEINNESEIIIQLPPSITSIPSTDKPANDSFNIKAAEPQFESDCNGLLNSKMAALALNEGDCSQCDGGSDSGLDTATTKLANGEIASNNDNIDSNCNEKGSVATKNCTLQRALSSTSGGYASSTGGIEDVNNQTTMPVALPLANVSNASMQGLNTSGNSSLLSCGSELAISTTNGAVSSATQSFECYSENGSESSSMLGGGTVSTTPVRRSSSTKTKMRVYEAGRGAFATPMSRSMRERDCSTTPISGNSTSISGNQVSSATTPRTRPVGVKRTSSLSRHVPAVASTVAQRHAEKPQSTNATNKTLMAAPTSSFRSTTTTRATKPQKPDSLPNTLSRTQSMSMQRLVQRTPSLSRARTPCTPQEDGRWPGNSRASTASGAAKRGVSATPDLMSLKMRSSNMMASMELKSTSNNTSSNPYSTLPRRRKQKSVEDLTATPDSRSSSITRDTRMTTSVMVSTRRSLVSAFGASTPQSNQPRSLIHTRKTPAQPPKTRIYHETSVQTALTGEDLENVFAGRTPATRAVDAVEQNEQTTQTDIRDAELERLRDEVRQLAQREHELSAKLQREREEKLATQRELNLNTERVMSMLEKARLAGGKYGLTGGSVSGISMDGDATTPTSDEGSGSGHDSLLMLESQIQMSGHELIERQHEIGQLRQLCRSLQHEMNRSLAAQECLLQEKAAIEQESNELQDFLQHEKSALCDALKELENEHQACKQKLSGREEEVKVLRDECRHLVRLNEQRRQENRMLQSKYAALESKSKEIMMQQNYSVSGASAALSGLHSRLDSLVEQLVSTYNITEHDLEDIGFQPEVQQQNHSNTLETRSTQNVEDYQGRLPSNINVNGLDCCTQSKQFLPQPSDGSLSPQRNQSFIAAVISAIRNATTPSSKKLLARNGKRISLENAGLSDSNGQATSKNNNNYNGDIKNRDGDDSDSTEMLDSETEPCLMMDNVLEDVTMPDSHSHNMVSSCTGVISQLEVPSELINPPSGDESLHNLSQAIVNRQQMELQISNMQSVQKASLQLNQCEHDNSDDASCHDSVAEMPSLMEYCTAQAVVDQVIEVDNLVTKLLKVLRLIQMDNDNCIQQLIVDKNKLQENKEDMLEKIKDLQDVNIKLQDELMDATQELMLKNNDLSNTKAEMQRHRNEIDFC